A single genomic interval of Cellvibrio sp. PSBB023 harbors:
- a CDS encoding ComEA family DNA-binding protein, translated as MKNFLSLLAVLTLGFVSTFAIAADSAPNVTPTVKSQAVAEQGAVNINTADVAELTKLKGIGVKKAEAIVAWRTENGAFKSVDQLLEVKGIGEATLSLNRENIRI; from the coding sequence ATGAAAAATTTTCTTTCCCTTCTCGCCGTTTTAACCTTGGGCTTTGTTTCCACCTTCGCCATTGCTGCCGATTCCGCGCCGAATGTAACTCCAACTGTCAAGTCACAGGCTGTGGCAGAACAGGGAGCTGTTAACATTAATACTGCTGATGTGGCTGAGTTGACCAAACTCAAAGGTATTGGTGTTAAAAAGGCAGAGGCAATCGTTGCCTGGCGCACAGAGAATGGCGCATTCAAAAGTGTGGACCAGTTGCTTGAGGTGAAAGGTATCGGCGAAGCGACGTTGTCGCTGAATCGGGAAAACATCCGCATATAA